In the genome of Spodoptera frugiperda isolate SF20-4 chromosome 22, AGI-APGP_CSIRO_Sfru_2.0, whole genome shotgun sequence, one region contains:
- the LOC118279731 gene encoding cytochrome P450 6B7-like — MIFIAIAAVLLITLYIYGTRNFNYWEKRGVKHDKPYFLIGNNYKEYFGKASMTQVADELYWRYPNEKVVGFFRSTRPELLIRDPEIAKRILITDFAHFFERGLNPHNTVFEPLMQNLFFAEGDLWKLLRQRMTPAFTTGKLKAMFPLIVERAEKLKTRALAAAAEGKSLDARDLMARYTTDFIGACGFGLEADSLNDENSAFRQLGVKIFKVTTMDIVKGLAKELFPELFKNLKLWTRIENDINELVGEILKKRDYKPCGRGDFIDLMLECKQRGVIVGESIQNKKPDGTPEIAKLEIDDALIAAQVFVFFAAGFETSSSATSFTLHQLAYHQDVQKKAQEEIDRVLAKHDGKLSYDAVKEMHYLENVFKEGMRMFPSLGFLYRQCTKGFTFPELNFSIDKSVLVLIPLQSMHNDPKYFPEPEVFRPERFDPDEFDSNNKYVYMPFGSGPRACIGERLGAMQSLAGLAAILSCFTVEPAKETLRHPVVDPHSSVVQCIRAGLPLMFRERSKHVN, encoded by the exons ATGATTTTCATAGCTATAGCTGCAGTCCTACTGATCACCCTCTACATTTATGGAACAAGAAACTTCAATTATTGGGAAAAAAGAGGCGTCAAACATGACAAGCCTTATTTCCTTATCGGGAATAACTACAAGGAATATTTCGGGAAAGCCAGTATGACGCAAGTAGCAGACGAGCTGTACTGGAGGTATCCCAATGAAAAAGTCGTCGGATTCTTCCGCTCCACGCGTCCAGAGTTACTGATACGAGACCCAGAAATTGCGAAACGAATTCTGATCACAGACTTTGCTCATTTCTTTGAGAGAGGTTTGAATCCTCATAATACCGTGTTCGAGCCTCTGATGCAGAACCTGTTCTTTGCCGAGGGAGATCTGTGGAAGCTGCTCCGACAGAGAATGACGCCCGCCTTCACTACGGGCAAACTGAAGGCAATGTTCCCGCTGATCGTGGAACGAGCGGAGAAGCTGAAGACGCGAGCGCTGGCTGCGGCCGCTGAGGGCAAGTCTCTGGACGCGCGCGACTTGATGGCGAGGTACACCACCGACTTCATTGGAGCCTGCGGGTTTGGGCTCGAAGCAGACTCACTCAACGATGAGAACTCCGCGTTCAGACAGCTCGGTGTAAAAATTTTCAAAGTAACAACTATGGATATTGTAAAAGGTTTAGCAAAAGAATTATTTCCCGAATTGTTCAAAAATCTAAAGTTATGGACTAGAATAGAAAATGACATCAATGAGCTTGTCGGGGAGATTTTGAAGAAGAGAGACTACAAGCCCTGCGGCAGGGGAGACTTTATAGATCTAATGCTGGAGTGTAAACAGAGGGGGGTAATAGTCGGTGAgtcaattcaaaataaaaagccTGATGGCACTCCTGAAATTGCAAAACTAGAAATTGATGACGCATTAATTGCTGCTCAAGTGTTTGTGTTCTTCGCTGCTGGGTTCGAGACCTCGTCATCGGCGACCAGCTTCACTCTGCACCAGCTGGCGTACCACCAGGACGTGCAGAAGAAGGCGCAGGAGGAGATCGACCGCGTGCTGGCCAAACACGACGGCAAGCTGTCGTACGACGCGGTTAAAGAGATGCACTATTTAGAGAACGTGTTCAAAGAAGGGATGCGAATGTTCCCCTCTCTCGGGTTCTTGTACCGCCAGTGTACCAAAGGGTTCACATTCCCAGAGCTGAACTTTTCAATAGATAAGAGTGTGCTCGTGCTGATCCCACTGCAATCAATGCACAATGATCCCAAATACTTCCCCGAGCCTGAAGTCTTCCGCCCAGAGAGGTTCGATCCCGACGAGTTTGATTCCAACAACAAATACGTTTACATGCCGTTTGGGTCGGGACCGAGAGCTTGCATAG GTGAACGCTTGGGTGCGATGCAGTCTTTAGCCGGTCTAGCGGCGATCCTGTCCTGCTTCACGGTGGAGCCCGCGAAGGAAACACTCAGGCACCCTGTCGTGGATCCCCATAGCTCCGTGGTTCAGTGCATTAGAGCTGGACTACCTCTAATGTTCCGCGAGAGGAGTAAACATGTGAATTAG
- the LOC118279837 gene encoding uncharacterized protein LOC118279837 isoform X2, producing MAAKYEKTKTQLVAIYKLEFYKNKNNWKLFKKNERAIKDDSRSQTPNSKLCDCSRLDQTYSVEDLRAGPEYDTEQSPLNKAFLDEPGGTEDEEAPDLLPAEFDLPEPATQCLFQHQWGDHDGMWRDIQQDWCGAEAEGMPEELAYDHCDGPYHRDLWPPVCEVPQPALPPGVSTAELLRAADCCLQDTHCTTTELHDSLDESAEFARGAHAAPHSSELELRDCSHECVCVRDLCWRLSTVQLQRALAVHRAALAALLREAARRGQFTPSPSQPTVPLDVPVRDTDPPTPPDPVLGGSHRAGRGRGRLHLLNDNLVGFGRGRPFWL from the exons ATGGCTGCAAAATACGAAAAAACAAAGACTCAGCTGGTTGCTATTTACAAattagagttttataaaaacaaaaataattggaaGCTGTTTAAGAAGAATGAGAGGGCGATCAAAGACGACTCGCGGTCGCAAACACCAAATAGTAAATT ATGTGATTGCAGCAGACTGGACCAGACATACAGCGTGGAAGATCTGCGTGCAGGACCGGAGTATGATACAGAGCAGTCACCACTCAACAAGGCCTTCCTAGATGAACCTGGGGGGACAG AAGACGAGGAGGCTCCAGACTTGCTGCCAGCGGAGTTTGACCTCCCCGAGCCGGCCACTCAGTGCCTGTTCCAGCACCAGTGGGGGGACCATGATGGGATGTGGCGGGATATACAGCAG GATTGGTGCGGCGCGGAGGCGGAGGGCATGCCAGAGGAGCTCGCGTACGACCACTGCGACGGACCCTACCACCGCGACCTCTGGCCGCCAG TATGCGAGGTCCCCCAGCCAGCCCTGCCCCCCGGCGTGTCCACCGCGGAGCTGCTCCGCGCGGCAGACTGCTGCCTGCAGGACACTCACTGCACCACTACTGAACTACATGATTCT TTGGACGAGAGCGCGGAGTTCGCCCGCGGGGCGCACGCCGCGCCGCACTCCTCCGAGCTGGAACTGAGGGACTGTAGCCACG agtgtgtgtgtgtgagggACCTGTGCTGGCGCCTGTCCACGGTGCAGCTGCAGCGCGCGCTGGCGGTGCACCGCGCCGCACTCGCCGCGCTACTGAGGGAGGCCGCCCGGAGGGGACAG TTCACCCCATCACCCTCGCAGCCGACAGTCCCCCTGGACGTGCCAGTCCGCGACACCGACCCCCCCACCCCCCCGGACCCCGTCCTGGGGGGGTCGCACCGCGCCGGCAGGGGGCGCGGCAGGCTGCACCTACTCAACGATAACCTCGTCGGCTTCGGACGGGGGAGGCCCTTCTGGTTGTAA
- the LOC118279837 gene encoding uncharacterized protein LOC118279837 isoform X1: MAAKYEKTKTQLVAIYKLEFYKNKNNWKLFKKNERAIKDDSRSQTPNSKLCDCSRLDQTYSVEDLRAGPEYDTEQSPLNKAFLDEPGGTEDEEAPDLLPAEFDLPEPATQCLFQHQWGDHDGMWRDIQQQDWCGAEAEGMPEELAYDHCDGPYHRDLWPPVCEVPQPALPPGVSTAELLRAADCCLQDTHCTTTELHDSLDESAEFARGAHAAPHSSELELRDCSHECVCVRDLCWRLSTVQLQRALAVHRAALAALLREAARRGQFTPSPSQPTVPLDVPVRDTDPPTPPDPVLGGSHRAGRGRGRLHLLNDNLVGFGRGRPFWL, translated from the exons ATGGCTGCAAAATACGAAAAAACAAAGACTCAGCTGGTTGCTATTTACAAattagagttttataaaaacaaaaataattggaaGCTGTTTAAGAAGAATGAGAGGGCGATCAAAGACGACTCGCGGTCGCAAACACCAAATAGTAAATT ATGTGATTGCAGCAGACTGGACCAGACATACAGCGTGGAAGATCTGCGTGCAGGACCGGAGTATGATACAGAGCAGTCACCACTCAACAAGGCCTTCCTAGATGAACCTGGGGGGACAG AAGACGAGGAGGCTCCAGACTTGCTGCCAGCGGAGTTTGACCTCCCCGAGCCGGCCACTCAGTGCCTGTTCCAGCACCAGTGGGGGGACCATGATGGGATGTGGCGGGATATACAGCAG CAGGATTGGTGCGGCGCGGAGGCGGAGGGCATGCCAGAGGAGCTCGCGTACGACCACTGCGACGGACCCTACCACCGCGACCTCTGGCCGCCAG TATGCGAGGTCCCCCAGCCAGCCCTGCCCCCCGGCGTGTCCACCGCGGAGCTGCTCCGCGCGGCAGACTGCTGCCTGCAGGACACTCACTGCACCACTACTGAACTACATGATTCT TTGGACGAGAGCGCGGAGTTCGCCCGCGGGGCGCACGCCGCGCCGCACTCCTCCGAGCTGGAACTGAGGGACTGTAGCCACG agtgtgtgtgtgtgagggACCTGTGCTGGCGCCTGTCCACGGTGCAGCTGCAGCGCGCGCTGGCGGTGCACCGCGCCGCACTCGCCGCGCTACTGAGGGAGGCCGCCCGGAGGGGACAG TTCACCCCATCACCCTCGCAGCCGACAGTCCCCCTGGACGTGCCAGTCCGCGACACCGACCCCCCCACCCCCCCGGACCCCGTCCTGGGGGGGTCGCACCGCGCCGGCAGGGGGCGCGGCAGGCTGCACCTACTCAACGATAACCTCGTCGGCTTCGGACGGGGGAGGCCCTTCTGGTTGTAA
- the LOC118279835 gene encoding cytochrome P450 6B7-like: protein MIVIAVVVVLLVTLYFYGTRNFKYWEVRGVKHDKPLPLFGNNLQGYLFRSSMTQVADELYWRYPDEKVVGFYRSSRPELLIRDPEIAKRILFTDFAHFFERGFTPHKTVFEPLMQNLFFAEGDLWKLLRQRMTPAFTTGKLKAMFPLIVERAEKLKTRALAAAAEGKSLDARDLMARYTTDFIGACGFGLEADSLNDENSPFRQLGIKIFKVRPQEIMTAIAKELFPELCRNLKIWTRVEKEINELVVEILRKRDYKPCGRGDFLDLMLECKQKGTMIGESIQNKKPDGTAETVTLEFNDSLIAAQVFVFFAAGFETSSSATSFTLHQLAYHQDVQKKAQEEIDRVLAKHDGKLSYDAIREMHYLENVFKEGLRMFPSLGFLLRQCTRACTIPELGLAVDEGVRALIPLQSMHNDPKYFPEPHVFRPERFEPDEFDANNVKYVYLPFGGGPRACIGERLGLMQSLAGLAAVLSCFTVEPAKETVRHPVVDPLSSVVQSIKAGLPLMFRERSKHA, encoded by the exons ATGATCGTGATCGCGGTAGTAGTGGTGCTGCTCGTCACTCTGTACTTCTACGGCACGAGGAACTTCAAGTACTGGGAGGTCAGAGGAGTGAAACATGACAAGCCCCTCCCACTGTTCGGCAACAACCTGCAGGGCTACCTGTTCCGCTCCAGCATGACACAAGTAGCTGACGAGCTCTACTGGAGGTACCCCGATGAGAAAGTCGTCGGATTCTACCGCTCCTCGCGACCAGAGCTACTCATACGAGATCCAGAAATTGCGAAACGAATTCTATTCACAGACTTTGCTCACTTCTTCGAGCGAGGCTTCACTCCTCATAAGACCGTGTTCGAGCCTCTGATGCAGAACCTGTTCTTTGCCGAGGGAGATCTGTGGAAGCTGCTCCGACAGAGAATGACGCCCGCCTTCACTACGGGCAAACTGAAGGCAATGTTCCCGCTGATCGTGGAACGAGCGGAGAAGCTGAAGACGCGAGCGCTGGCTGCGGCCGCTGAGGGCAAGTCTCTGGACGCGCGCGACTTGATGGCGAGGTACACCACCGACTTCATTGGAGCCTGCGGGTTTGGGCTCGAAGCAGACTCACTCAACGATGAGAACTCTCCGTTCCGACAGCTCGGcattaaaatctttaaagtGAGACCTCAAGAAATAATGACAGCCATTGCCAAGGAATTGTTCCCAGAACTGTGCAGGAACCTGAAAATATGGACGCGAGTGGAGAAAGAGATCAACGAGCTCGTCGTAGAGATACTGAGGAAGAGAGACTACAAGCCGTGCGGGAGGGGAGACTTCCTGGACCTGATGCTGGAGTGCAAGCAGAAGGGCACCATGATCGGGGAGTCCATACAGAACAAGAAGCCGGACGGCACCGCGGAGACTGTCACGCTGGAGTTCAACGACTCGCTGATTGCTGCTCAAGTGTTCGTGTTCTTCGCCGCTGGGTTCGAGACCTCGTCATCGGCGACCAGCTTCACTCTGCACCAGCTGGCGTACCACCAGGACGTGCAGAAGAAGGCGCAGGAGGAGATCGACCGCGTGCTGGCCAAACACGACGGCAAGCTGTCGTACGACGCGATCAGGGAGATGCACTATTTAGAGAACGTGTTCAAGGAGGGGCTGCGCATGTTCCCGTCGCTGGGGTTCCTGCTGCGGCAGTGCACGCGCGCCTGCACGATCCCGGAGCTGGGGCTGGCGGTGGACGAGGGCGTGCGCGCGCTGATCCCGCTGCAGTCGATGCACAACGACCCCAAGTACTTCCCCGAGCCGCACGTGTTCCGTCCGGAGCGGTTCGAGCCAGACGAGTTTGATGCTAACAACGTCAAGTATGTTTACTTACCGTTCGGAGGCGGACCCAGAGCTTGTATAG GTGAGCGCCTAGGTCTCATGCAGTCCCTAGCCGGCCTGGCAGCAGTGCTCTCCTGCTTCACGGTGGAGCCTGCCAAGGAGACGGTGAGGCATCCCGTGGTGGACCCGCTCTCCAGCGTGGTGCAGAGCATCAAGGCCGGACTGCCGCTCATGTTCCGCGAGAGAAGCAAACATGCTTGA